A portion of the Adhaeribacter radiodurans genome contains these proteins:
- a CDS encoding M48 family metallopeptidase encodes MRGGLRYIIALLIAGFSLVTYWCKREENTVTGEMQHIDMTVDQEIALGLQAAPQMAAQYGGLHPDKEAAARVKEIGQRIVQQTDAGKTPYQFDFHLLADEQTINAFALPGGQVFITAGLLSKLKTEGQVAGVLGHEIGHVVARHSAQQLAKAKLTQGLAGAAGVATYDPDNPRSVAGPIAAAAIAKLMTLKYGRDDELQSDNLAVRFTTSAGYDPRAMVEVMNILASSRGGNSSTPEFFQTHPNPENRITKIEQAITQEFPNGLPSGLTP; translated from the coding sequence ATGAGAGGAGGATTAAGATACATTATTGCTTTACTAATTGCCGGCTTTTCGCTGGTAACATATTGGTGTAAGCGCGAAGAAAATACCGTTACCGGCGAAATGCAGCACATAGATATGACCGTTGATCAGGAAATTGCTCTCGGCTTACAGGCAGCTCCCCAAATGGCGGCGCAATACGGCGGCTTACACCCCGATAAGGAGGCAGCCGCCCGGGTAAAAGAAATTGGGCAGCGTATTGTGCAACAAACCGATGCCGGTAAAACTCCCTACCAATTTGATTTTCATTTACTGGCCGATGAACAAACCATAAATGCTTTTGCCTTACCAGGTGGTCAGGTGTTTATTACGGCGGGGCTATTAAGTAAATTAAAAACGGAAGGCCAAGTGGCCGGCGTACTGGGGCACGAAATCGGACACGTTGTAGCCCGGCATTCGGCGCAACAACTAGCAAAAGCCAAGCTAACGCAAGGGTTAGCAGGAGCAGCAGGAGTGGCTACCTACGACCCGGATAATCCGCGCAGTGTAGCCGGACCTATAGCTGCCGCCGCAATTGCCAAGCTAATGACCTTGAAATACGGACGGGATGATGAACTTCAATCAGATAACTTAGCGGTACGGTTTACTACATCTGCCGGCTACGATCCCAGAGCCATGGTAGAGGTTATGAATATTTTGGCTTCTTCGCGCGGCGGCAACTCCAGCACACCTGAATTTTTTCAAACCCACCCGAATCCGGAAAACCGAATTACAAAAATTGAACAAGCCATTACTCAGGAATTTCCGAACGGCTTACCCAGTGGGCTTACTCCCTAG
- a CDS encoding diacylglycerol/lipid kinase family protein: protein MPKNISFQKILFVINPISGDVDKSDLGTVISEYCHQYHLKYKIYKTTGEGDFAKLKQLIKTYDPDAVFAAGGDGTVSLAARAVNHTSLPLGIIPLGSGNGLSKDLGIPQTIEEALALITNHTIKGIDTLELNGHPCFHISDLGFNALVVARYSEAESRGPQTYALIALQEYLNYECHKYRVETDQETFEGDAFMLTITNSNAFGSNVKINPNGIIDDGIFEICLIESFPKMAAFKLMYNLYTETPEDSEYTRILPCKTATIYNYTDTLAQIDGEVVELGRKIEVKLLPKSLRVVVPTEPLT, encoded by the coding sequence ATGCCAAAAAACATATCCTTCCAGAAAATCTTATTTGTAATCAATCCGATTTCAGGAGATGTGGATAAAAGTGATCTGGGAACTGTTATTTCGGAATATTGTCATCAGTATCATCTTAAATATAAAATTTACAAAACTACCGGGGAAGGCGATTTTGCTAAACTCAAACAACTAATAAAGACCTATGATCCGGACGCGGTTTTTGCTGCGGGCGGCGACGGAACAGTAAGCCTGGCTGCCCGGGCCGTAAATCACACCTCACTGCCTTTGGGTATTATTCCGCTTGGTTCCGGCAATGGTTTATCCAAAGACTTGGGTATTCCGCAAACCATAGAGGAGGCTCTGGCTCTCATCACGAATCATACCATAAAAGGAATTGATACTTTAGAGTTAAATGGGCACCCGTGTTTTCACATCAGCGATTTAGGCTTTAATGCTTTAGTGGTAGCCCGCTACAGCGAGGCCGAATCTCGGGGACCGCAAACCTACGCGTTAATTGCGCTGCAGGAGTATTTAAATTACGAATGCCATAAATACCGGGTTGAGACTGATCAGGAAACCTTTGAAGGGGATGCTTTTATGCTCACTATTACTAATTCTAACGCTTTTGGAAGCAACGTTAAAATTAACCCGAACGGAATAATTGACGATGGCATTTTTGAAATCTGTTTAATTGAATCTTTCCCGAAAATGGCCGCTTTTAAGCTAATGTATAACTTGTACACCGAAACGCCCGAAGACTCGGAATACACACGTATTTTGCCTTGTAAAACGGCTACCATATACAACTATACTGATACGTTGGCGCAAATAGACGGCGAAGTGGTAGAACTAGGAAGAAAAATTGAAGTAAAACTGCTGCCAAAAAGCCTGCGGGTAGTAGTGCCCACCGAGCCGCTCACTTAA
- a CDS encoding metallophosphoesterase yields the protein MHIPEYILPALLLLVVAIGLYAWYRERHLRYKPYYKQKANSFFSDAPSYPKQAPQHSICLIGDTGNITDAQNDPVVKLLRTWLTENPDNGTLIFLGDNIYPVGLPPIGHKTRAIAEKRLKVQLDLVREYPGQVFFISGNHDWNKGRANGLEYVLRQEEYITKYLNRPHCYLPAGGCPGPVVRHLSENIMLIFINTQWWVQKGVRPIGKTFNCSTQSEADFFRQLEELLVLYPQKQIIIAAHHPLYSNAMHGGKFTLKQHLFPLTAAHKKFYVPLPVAGSIYPVYRKLYGPEEDMSNPRYRRLRRKLLQIFHKHKNIIYAAGHDHNLQYFAIKNNHYLVSGSGSKTAFVQSGGRATFVHEHKGFFVVDYFNSENIWLSALEPPRPGTPDKYTVAFRKKMNPL from the coding sequence ATGCATATTCCGGAATATATTTTACCGGCCTTACTCCTCCTGGTAGTTGCTATTGGTCTTTATGCGTGGTACCGCGAGCGTCACTTACGGTATAAACCCTATTATAAACAAAAAGCAAATTCGTTCTTTTCTGATGCTCCTTCTTACCCCAAACAAGCACCCCAACATTCTATTTGCTTAATTGGGGATACCGGTAATATTACCGATGCCCAAAACGACCCGGTTGTTAAATTGCTGCGTACCTGGTTAACTGAAAATCCGGATAATGGTACACTTATTTTTTTAGGCGACAATATTTACCCGGTTGGTTTACCTCCCATTGGCCATAAAACACGGGCGATAGCCGAAAAGCGATTAAAAGTACAGTTAGATTTGGTGCGGGAATATCCGGGGCAGGTTTTTTTTATCAGCGGAAATCATGATTGGAACAAAGGCCGGGCAAATGGCTTGGAATACGTACTGCGGCAAGAAGAATATATTACTAAATATTTAAACCGGCCTCATTGCTATTTACCAGCGGGTGGTTGTCCTGGCCCGGTAGTTCGACATTTGTCGGAAAACATTATGTTAATTTTTATAAATACGCAATGGTGGGTACAAAAAGGAGTTCGGCCAATAGGAAAAACATTTAACTGCAGTACTCAATCCGAAGCTGATTTTTTCCGGCAGTTAGAAGAATTGCTGGTTCTTTACCCACAAAAGCAAATTATTATTGCGGCTCATCACCCTTTGTACAGTAATGCCATGCATGGCGGTAAATTTACTTTAAAACAACACCTATTTCCGTTAACCGCCGCTCACAAAAAATTTTACGTACCGTTACCAGTAGCAGGTTCTATTTACCCGGTTTACCGTAAACTCTACGGCCCCGAAGAAGACATGTCGAACCCGCGTTACCGGCGCCTTCGCAGAAAGCTTTTACAGATATTTCATAAACATAAGAATATTATTTACGCCGCCGGCCACGATCATAATCTGCAGTATTTTGCCATTAAAAACAACCATTACCTGGTAAGCGGCTCGGGATCTAAAACTGCATTCGTGCAAAGTGGCGGCCGGGCTACCTTTGTGCACGAACATAAAGGCTTTTTTGTGGTAGATTACTTTAATTCCGAAAATATATGGTTAAGCGCCCTGGAACCTCCCCGACCCGGAACACCGGATAAGTATACCGTTGCTTTCCGCAAGAAAATGAATCCGCTTTAA
- a CDS encoding LON peptidase substrate-binding domain-containing protein, which translates to MANFLPLFPLNIVVYPGEKINLHIFEPRYKQLVEDCFAAGKPFGIPAFLKKGVSEIGTEVNVQSIDKTYPGGEMDIKCKGGNLFRIINFYRQLPFKLYAGGEVEVLQDTDDEDSIMKVQIQEKIQHLYEILGLATLYINLPENFKIYDIAHQLGLTLEQEYILLQFRRESKRQEMVLAHLIAILPVIEQTERLKERVKLNGHFKNLIPPNF; encoded by the coding sequence ATGGCAAATTTTCTACCTTTATTTCCTTTAAATATTGTTGTTTATCCGGGCGAAAAGATAAACCTGCACATTTTTGAGCCCCGCTATAAACAACTGGTAGAAGATTGCTTCGCGGCGGGTAAACCGTTTGGCATTCCCGCTTTTCTTAAAAAAGGAGTAAGCGAAATCGGTACCGAAGTGAATGTCCAAAGCATAGATAAAACGTACCCAGGTGGCGAAATGGACATTAAATGCAAAGGAGGCAACTTGTTCCGGATTATTAATTTTTACCGGCAGTTACCTTTTAAATTATACGCCGGCGGTGAAGTAGAAGTACTTCAAGATACAGATGATGAAGATTCTATAATGAAGGTGCAAATTCAGGAGAAAATTCAACACTTGTACGAAATTCTAGGACTCGCCACCCTATACATTAATTTGCCCGAAAATTTTAAAATTTACGACATTGCCCACCAACTAGGCTTAACTTTAGAACAAGAGTACATTCTGCTACAGTTTCGGCGGGAGAGCAAACGCCAGGAAATGGTATTGGCTCATTTAATTGCCATTTTACCAGTGATAGAACAAACCGAACGCTTAAAAGAACGGGTTAAATTAAATGGCCATTTTAAAAACCTGATTCCCCCGAACTTTTAA
- the mtgA gene encoding monofunctional biosynthetic peptidoglycan transglycosylase: MNLKLIRDLTLKLVLLLFVLSILWVLVYKWFTPPATLHMIERRAKAGQEKKVNPRIRYDFVSLEDVTPNVPLAIMAAEDQLFLVHDGFDYKAIKGAFKKNLKSKRIAGGSTISQQVAKNVFLWHGRSYIRKLVEAYFTMLIEFFWSKHRIMEVYVNIAEMGDQVFGIEAAAQKYYHTSAKNLSASQAALIASVLPNPIKYSVKKPSSYTLKKRRFVTRNMRLMGGITSVKLLMQDAI; encoded by the coding sequence ATGAATCTGAAACTTATCCGTGACCTTACTTTAAAGTTGGTCTTACTATTATTTGTATTAAGTATTTTATGGGTACTGGTTTACAAATGGTTTACGCCTCCGGCAACCCTGCATATGATTGAGCGTCGGGCAAAAGCAGGGCAGGAAAAAAAAGTAAATCCCCGCATTCGGTACGACTTTGTTTCGCTGGAAGATGTTACCCCCAATGTGCCATTGGCGATAATGGCCGCTGAGGATCAACTGTTTTTAGTGCACGACGGTTTCGACTACAAAGCCATTAAAGGAGCTTTTAAAAAAAACTTAAAAAGCAAACGTATTGCTGGAGGAAGTACGATTAGTCAGCAAGTAGCTAAGAACGTTTTTTTATGGCATGGCCGCAGTTACATCCGGAAGCTGGTAGAAGCTTATTTTACCATGCTCATTGAATTTTTCTGGAGCAAGCACCGGATTATGGAAGTATACGTGAATATTGCTGAAATGGGAGATCAGGTTTTTGGCATTGAAGCTGCCGCTCAAAAGTATTACCATACCTCGGCCAAAAATTTATCGGCTTCGCAGGCAGCATTAATTGCTTCTGTACTACCCAATCCAATAAAATATTCGGTAAAAAAACCATCCTCGTACACGTTAAAGAAACGCCGGTTTGTAACGCGTAACATGCGCCTAATGGGCGGCATTACAAGTGTAAAATTACTAATGCAAGACGCTATTTAG
- a CDS encoding App1 family protein, producing MSDWKTTFVHYISQIEEKFDDLTLRLRQRLNYFHPIQIVPYRSYGTQNRLYIKGRVLENKGIAQAGDKDTVLNNLLNMYKRFESDEVINARLKIEFQGKEHEIVSDREGYFVINIEPSETLHLDKIWHPIEVKLLEAPIPYTQDIYATTEVLVPPPDAEYGIISDIDDTIIHSNAYSALGMSRIVFLNNARTRLPFAGVSEFYKSLQLGRNGKRNNPFFYVSSSPWNMYDLLKDFLDLNEIPAGPLLLRDFGLLQNKLIGSSHMGHKFKEIQNILLTYPELNFVLIGDSGQEDANIYREVVKQFPSRILAIYIRDVQLPEREKIAIAVSEEMKDHKVPMLVVDNTVEAAEHAAQIGLIFQEAIPAIETEKEKDKGQEPGKEPV from the coding sequence ATGTCAGACTGGAAAACTACTTTCGTTCATTATATCAGCCAGATAGAAGAGAAATTTGATGATCTTACTTTACGGCTAAGGCAAAGGTTAAATTACTTTCATCCGATCCAAATTGTACCTTATCGCAGTTATGGTACTCAAAACCGGCTATATATTAAAGGCCGGGTACTCGAGAACAAAGGCATTGCTCAGGCCGGCGATAAAGACACCGTGCTGAATAACTTGCTGAACATGTATAAGCGATTCGAAAGCGATGAGGTAATAAATGCCCGATTAAAAATTGAGTTTCAAGGCAAAGAGCACGAAATTGTTTCGGATAGAGAAGGTTATTTTGTAATCAACATTGAACCTTCTGAAACCTTGCATCTAGACAAAATCTGGCACCCCATAGAAGTAAAACTCTTGGAGGCACCCATTCCTTACACCCAGGATATATACGCTACCACCGAGGTTTTAGTACCCCCTCCGGATGCGGAATACGGTATTATCAGCGATATTGATGATACTATTATTCATAGTAACGCTTACAGCGCATTAGGCATGTCGCGGATTGTTTTCTTAAACAATGCCCGTACCCGTTTACCTTTTGCCGGCGTCTCAGAGTTTTACAAATCGCTGCAACTAGGCCGTAACGGCAAGCGCAATAATCCGTTTTTTTACGTTTCCAGCAGTCCCTGGAACATGTACGATTTACTCAAAGATTTCCTGGATTTAAACGAAATTCCGGCGGGTCCGCTCCTGCTCCGTGACTTTGGACTATTGCAAAATAAATTAATAGGCTCCAGCCACATGGGCCATAAGTTTAAAGAAATACAGAACATACTGCTTACTTACCCGGAGCTAAATTTTGTTTTAATTGGTGACAGCGGTCAGGAAGATGCCAATATTTACCGCGAAGTAGTAAAGCAATTTCCGTCGCGCATTTTAGCCATTTACATCCGGGATGTGCAACTTCCCGAACGTGAAAAAATAGCCATAGCTGTTTCCGAAGAGATGAAAGATCATAAGGTACCTATGCTGGTAGTAGATAATACCGTGGAAGCCGCCGAACACGCAGCCCAAATCGGCTTAATTTTCCAGGAAGCTATTCCGGCCATAGAAACGGAAAAAGAAAAAGACAAAGGCCAGGAACCTGGCAAAGAACCGGTTTAG
- a CDS encoding M48 family metalloprotease has product MIQIFKKISLLGYLATLLSVGGCTEDKNGDRLYFSIEDDIKLGAQVSREVDSTYQAKGQLLDPANPRNKVAYDHLNRIVNKILSSGKVSYRSEFTWDTKIIKDDNVLNAFATPGGHIYVFSGLIKYLDNEDQFAGVLGHEIAHADHRHSTKQLQRQYGLTILLSVALGDNPGTLTQIATNLATLKFDRDAEKEADAYSVDYLGATNYYACNGAAGFFEKIIKEGQQGRTPEFLSTHPDPGNRVDAINNKAAADGCKTQPSGATTYQEFKNSLN; this is encoded by the coding sequence ATGATTCAAATTTTTAAGAAAATTTCCTTACTGGGTTACTTAGCCACCCTATTAAGTGTAGGAGGTTGTACCGAAGATAAGAACGGCGACCGATTATATTTTTCTATTGAAGATGATATTAAATTAGGCGCTCAGGTTTCGCGCGAAGTAGATTCTACTTACCAAGCCAAAGGCCAACTGCTCGACCCCGCCAACCCCAGAAACAAAGTAGCCTACGACCATTTAAATCGTATAGTAAATAAAATTTTAAGCTCGGGTAAAGTAAGCTACCGCAGTGAGTTTACCTGGGACACTAAAATTATTAAAGATGATAACGTATTAAATGCTTTTGCCACTCCGGGTGGCCATATTTACGTTTTTTCTGGTTTAATAAAATACTTGGATAACGAAGATCAATTTGCCGGCGTACTGGGGCACGAAATTGCGCACGCCGATCATAGGCATTCTACTAAGCAATTGCAACGGCAATATGGCTTAACCATTTTATTGTCCGTAGCACTAGGAGATAATCCGGGTACTTTAACTCAAATTGCAACCAATCTGGCTACTCTAAAATTTGACCGCGATGCCGAAAAAGAAGCAGATGCGTATTCGGTTGATTATTTAGGTGCTACTAATTACTATGCTTGTAATGGTGCGGCGGGCTTTTTCGAAAAAATTATTAAAGAAGGCCAGCAGGGCCGCACACCGGAGTTCCTCAGCACGCACCCCGACCCGGGTAATCGCGTGGACGCCATTAACAATAAAGCCGCTGCCGATGGCTGCAAAACTCAGCCTTCCGGAGCTACCACTTATCAGGAATTTAAAAATAGCCTGAATTAA
- a CDS encoding DNA topoisomerase IB, which translates to MEEKDVHVLYADPVQSAAEAGLRYIPDTGKGFNRKRSGKGFTYLDTKGEKITDPKILDRLKKLIIPPAWENVWICPSPNGHIQVTGRDTKGRKQYIYHPEWRNTRSLTKFSRMISFGETLPTVRQQIEKDLLIQSLNQRKVTAIVLNLLDQSLIRIGNRQYAEANKSYGLTTLRDKHVAIEGDQVKFQFVGKKGVSHEIDIKDRRLARLVKKCKDIPGFDLFQYYDEDGTRQTLESGQVNQYIQEISGADFTAKDFRTWGGTVLMVECLEKLLDEKPELEKEKSVKDAFKTVAKGLGNTPAVCSKYYVHPQILEIFKNDQLLDYLKKHAADQPSDPYLSSTEKMVIQMLKSALPNS; encoded by the coding sequence ATGGAAGAAAAAGACGTACATGTACTTTACGCTGATCCGGTACAATCGGCAGCCGAAGCAGGTTTAAGATACATCCCAGATACGGGCAAAGGATTTAATCGCAAAAGAAGCGGAAAAGGATTTACTTACCTGGATACAAAAGGCGAAAAAATTACAGACCCTAAAATTCTGGATCGGTTAAAGAAATTAATCATTCCGCCGGCCTGGGAAAATGTTTGGATATGCCCTTCGCCGAACGGGCATATTCAGGTAACGGGCCGCGATACAAAAGGACGTAAGCAGTATATTTATCATCCGGAGTGGCGCAACACCCGTAGCTTAACTAAATTTAGCCGGATGATTTCTTTTGGAGAAACGCTACCCACCGTTCGCCAGCAAATAGAAAAAGATTTACTAATACAATCCTTAAACCAGCGGAAAGTAACGGCTATAGTGCTAAATCTACTAGATCAATCATTGATTCGGATTGGTAACCGCCAATATGCCGAAGCGAACAAATCGTATGGCCTTACTACTTTGCGCGATAAACACGTAGCAATTGAAGGCGACCAGGTGAAATTTCAGTTTGTGGGTAAAAAAGGCGTGAGCCACGAAATTGATATTAAAGACCGGCGTTTGGCCCGCCTGGTGAAAAAATGTAAAGATATTCCGGGCTTCGACTTGTTCCAGTATTACGACGAAGATGGAACCCGACAAACGCTGGAGTCCGGGCAAGTAAACCAGTACATTCAGGAAATTAGCGGGGCTGATTTTACGGCCAAAGATTTCCGAACCTGGGGCGGAACGGTGTTAATGGTAGAATGCTTAGAAAAGTTACTCGACGAAAAACCGGAATTGGAAAAAGAAAAGTCGGTAAAAGATGCTTTTAAAACAGTGGCTAAAGGATTAGGCAATACTCCCGCTGTTTGCAGTAAGTACTACGTGCATCCGCAGATTCTGGAAATTTTTAAAAACGATCAATTACTCGATTACTTAAAAAAACACGCCGCCGACCAACCCAGCGATCCTTATTTGTCCTCAACAGAGAAAATGGTGATCCAAATGCTAAAAAGTGCTTTACCAAATAGTTAA
- a CDS encoding exonuclease domain-containing protein — MYAIIDIETTGGQPTQDRITEIAIFIHDGNQVVDQYNTLINPERPIPFFITQLTGITDDMVREAPKFHEVAKEIVQFTEGKIFVAHNVRFDYSFIKKEFADLGFNYQRKTLCTVRLSRSLIPGLPSYSLGKLCKSVDIDLQMRHRAIGDAEATAKLFDKLIKLNQPAIANSDDALAPSSKKLLSQEMRTSLLPPAISRSQIDALPDSPGVYYFYDETGEIIYVGKSINIRKRAIQHFNIDVKSRKSIEFKNRIADISFELMGNELVALLFESDEIKRLKPHYNRQQRRSVFNSGIYAYYDQNGYKRLTYQKVSSTNPPIIALSNHFKSKDFLFHKVGKFNLCQKLCDLYKTNGACFDYQVHQCKGACINKESPEEYNARVDQAIESFTYENDSFVIIGKGREPGERTIVCVENGRYLGFGFVDETFSASNIEDFKSVIKLYNDNKDIQQIIRGYLRTKHRDKVIIFS; from the coding sequence TTGTACGCTATTATTGATATCGAAACAACCGGAGGGCAACCTACCCAGGACCGGATTACCGAAATCGCGATTTTTATTCACGATGGCAACCAGGTAGTAGACCAGTATAATACCTTGATTAATCCGGAGCGGCCTATTCCTTTTTTTATAACGCAACTTACCGGCATCACCGACGATATGGTACGGGAAGCACCCAAGTTTCATGAAGTAGCAAAAGAAATTGTGCAGTTCACCGAAGGAAAAATATTCGTGGCCCACAACGTGCGGTTTGATTATTCTTTCATTAAAAAAGAATTCGCCGATTTAGGTTTTAACTACCAACGTAAAACGCTTTGCACCGTGCGCTTAAGTCGGTCGCTTATACCGGGTTTGCCTTCTTATAGCTTAGGCAAATTGTGTAAAAGCGTGGATATAGATCTACAAATGCGGCACCGCGCTATTGGCGATGCCGAAGCCACGGCTAAGTTATTTGATAAATTAATAAAATTAAATCAACCGGCTATTGCTAATTCTGATGATGCTTTAGCACCGAGCAGCAAAAAATTACTGTCGCAAGAAATGCGGACTTCGCTTTTGCCGCCCGCGATTTCCAGATCTCAAATTGATGCGCTGCCCGATTCGCCGGGAGTATATTATTTTTATGACGAAACAGGCGAGATAATTTACGTAGGTAAAAGCATAAACATCCGGAAGAGGGCGATACAGCATTTTAACATTGATGTTAAAAGCCGTAAATCTATTGAATTCAAAAACCGCATTGCTGATATATCTTTTGAGTTAATGGGAAATGAGCTGGTAGCTTTGCTTTTTGAATCGGATGAAATAAAACGCTTAAAACCACATTATAACCGGCAGCAGCGACGCAGTGTATTTAATTCCGGCATTTATGCGTATTACGACCAAAATGGCTACAAGCGCTTAACGTATCAAAAGGTATCCTCAACTAATCCGCCCATAATTGCTTTATCTAATCATTTTAAATCGAAAGATTTCCTTTTTCATAAAGTAGGTAAATTCAATTTGTGCCAGAAACTCTGCGATTTATATAAAACCAATGGCGCTTGCTTTGATTACCAGGTGCACCAATGCAAAGGAGCCTGCATTAATAAAGAATCGCCGGAAGAATACAACGCTCGCGTAGACCAAGCCATAGAATCGTTTACCTACGAGAATGATTCTTTCGTAATTATTGGCAAAGGCCGGGAACCTGGTGAGCGTACCATTGTTTGCGTAGAAAACGGCCGCTACTTAGGTTTTGGGTTCGTTGACGAAACTTTTAGCGCTTCTAACATAGAGGATTTTAAAAGCGTCATTAAACTATACAACGATAATAAAGATATTCAGCAAATAATTCGCGGCTACCTGCGCACCAAGCACCGCGATAAGGTTATTATATTTAGTTGA
- a CDS encoding ferritin-like domain-containing protein, with protein MEVNQNDNFSRALNDLVETCKDGMKGYETAAENVNDPQLKAELSNLAQQRAQFVSELQSQAQQYGISAQTDTTIESVAMEAAGAVHRGWINLKSAIAGNSNDAILSECENGDAAALKTYETALNAQGLPNEIRNIVEKQHSEILEAKNRLTTMKRSI; from the coding sequence CTGGTTGAAACTTGTAAGGACGGCATGAAAGGCTACGAAACTGCCGCCGAAAACGTAAACGATCCGCAACTAAAGGCTGAACTTAGCAATTTAGCTCAACAACGGGCGCAGTTTGTAAGCGAATTACAAAGTCAGGCGCAGCAATATGGTATTAGCGCTCAAACAGATACTACCATCGAGAGTGTTGCCATGGAAGCGGCCGGTGCCGTACACCGGGGCTGGATAAACCTGAAATCTGCTATTGCGGGAAACAGCAACGATGCCATTCTGAGTGAATGCGAAAACGGCGATGCTGCTGCTCTAAAAACTTACGAAACCGCTTTAAATGCGCAAGGTTTACCCAATGAAATCCGAAACATTGTAGAAAAGCAACACAGCGAGATTTTAGAAGCTAAAAATCGCCTCACTACTATGAAGCGTTCTATTTAA